DNA from Arthrobacter sp. StoSoilB19:
CCGTTGCCATCGAACTGCTTGCCGCTGAGGCCGCGGAAGTCGCGGATACGGGGCAGGGCCAGGGTGACCAGGCGGTCCACGAATTCCCACATGCGGTCGCCACGCAGGGTTGCGTGTGCACCGATGGGCATGCCTTCGCGCAGCTTGAACTGTGCGATCGACTTGCGGGCCTTGGTAACCTGCGGCTTCTGGCCGGTGATCTGGGTGAGGTCGCGGACAGCGCCGTCGATCAGCTTGGAGTCCTTGGCGGCATCTCCAACACCCATGTTCACAACAACCTTCACCAGGCGGGGTACCTGGTTCACGTTCTCGTACTTGAATTCATCCTGGAGCGTTGCCTTGATGGATTCGGCGTACTTGGTCTTCAGACGAGGAACGATCTTCGTTGCCGGAGTCTCGAGAGTCTCAGTCATTAGATGTCCTTCCCGGAGCTCTTGGACACGCGGATGCGGACGGTCTTCTTGACACCGTTCTTCTCCACCGTGTCGAGGCGGAAGCCCACGCGGGTCGGCTTCTTGGTCGACGGGTCAACCAGGGCCACGTTGGAAATGTGGATCGGGGCCTCTACGACCTCGATGCCACCGGTCTTGGTGCCGCGCTGCGACTGTCCAACCCGGGTGTGCTTGGTGACGCGGTTGATACCCTCAACCAGCACGCGGTTGGTGTCGGTGAATACGCGCAGAACCTTGCCCTGCTTGCCGCGGTCGCCGCCGCGCTCAGCCTTGGCGCCAGTGATGACCTGAACCAGGTCACCCTTCTTGATCTTTGCAGCCATGGACTAGAGCACCTCCGGAGCCAGAGAAACGATCTTCATGAACTTCTTGTCACGCAGTTCACGACCAACCGGTCCGAAGATACGGGTACCGCGGGGGTCACCGTCGTTCTTCAGGATCACAGCTGCGTTCTCGTCAAACTTGATGTAGGAACCATCCGCACGGCGGCGTTCCTTCTTGGTACGGACGATGACGGCCTTGACCACATCGCCCTTCTTTACGTTGCCGCCCGGGATTGCATCCTTGACGGTGGCGACAATGACGTCACCGATGCCTGCGTAGCGACGGCCGGATCCACCGAGAACGCGAATGGTAAGGATTTCCTTAGCACCCGTGTTGTCGGCGACCTTGAGTCGCGACTCCTGCTGAATCACTATTTACTCCTTGCGTCGCGCCGGTTCTCAGGCCGTGATCTTGCTACGGAATGAGCCTTGCGGAACGGTTGATCGGGGTGTCTCTTGACCTGCCTGGATTTTGCCAGACCAGGCCTAAACGCCCGTGCCAGAAGCAGTTGCTCCCATCCGGTCCGGGACGGATCCCGGGCGCACAGGGGCACTATGCTGTGGCACGCTTGTTTACGAGGTTGATGACGGCGCGCGAAAGGCGCCATACAAACTCAATATCCTAGCACGTTTTCCGCCGGTCCCCATATCACCACCGCCCACCACCCCGCAAGACGGACGACGGCGTCACGCAGGGCAGCCTTTCGGCCCACCAAAGGTGCCACTCCCCCGCCAGTCCAGGCGCCGCCGTCGTCCGGCAGTCCACTACGCCCCATCACTACCTGCAGGAAATCCTCCAACGCGCCATCACCTCCCGCTGGTACGTTTCGGCAAGTGATGTGGCGTTTCCGAAAAGCGTGCAGGAAGTGATGGGGCGTCTGTGTGGGACGGACGGCCACGCCCGCTGTCCGTTAAACGAGGAAGCCCCTGCTCCCGGGAGGGAGCAGGGGCAACAGCTAAGCAGCAGGTGCTACTTGGCCTTCTCGAGGATTTCCACGAGCCGCCAGTTCTTGGTGGCGGACAGCGGACGGGTCTCGGCGATGACTACGAGGTCGCCGATGCCGGCGGTGTTCTCTTCGTCGTGTGCCTTGACCTTGGAAGTGCGGCGGATGACCTTGCCGTACAGTGCGTGCTTCACGCGGTCTTCAACCTCGACGACGATGGTCTTTTCCATCTTGTCAGAGACCACGTAGCCGCGACGGGTCTTGCGGTAACCGCGCTGCCCAGCCTTGGCTGCGGTAGCAGTTTCGGTCACGTTCTGGTCCTTTTCACTCACTTGGCGTCCTCCTCGGTCTCAGCCTTTTCAGCCTTGTCGGCCTTCTTGGTTGAAGCCTTCTTGGACTTCTTCTCTTCCTTGGCTTCCACAACCGGTGCGGCAACCTCGGCACGAATGCCCAGCTCGCGTTCGCGGAGAACGGTGTAGATGCGGGCGATGTCCTTCTTTACCGCGCGCAGGCGACCGTGGTTCTCCAGCTGTCCGGTGGCGGACTGGAAACGCAGGTTGAACAGCTCTTCCTTGGCCTTGCGGAGTTCTTCAACGAGACGCTCGTTGTCGAAACCGTCCAGCTGTGCGGGAGCCAGATCCTTGGATCCTACTGCCATTTCTACTCACCACCTTCGCGACGCACAATGCGTGCCTTCAACGGCAGCTTGTGGATTGCCAGGCGCAGGGCCTCGCGAGCTACCTCTTCATTGACACCGGAGAGTTCGAAAAGAACCCGGCCCGGCTTGACGTTGGCGACCCACCATTCCGGTGAACCCTTACCGGAACCCATGCGGGTTTCGGCCGGCTTCTTGGTCAGGGGACGGTCCGGGTAGATGTTGATCCAGACCTTACCGCCACGCTTGATGTGGCGGGTCATCGCAATACGGGCAGATTCGATCTGGCGGTTGGTGACGTATGCCGGGCTCAGGGCCTGGATACCCCACTCACCGAACGAGACCTCGGTGCCGCCCGTGGCAGCGCCGGAACGACCCGGGTGGTGCTGCTTACGGTGCTTGACTCGACGTGGGATAAGCATTTAAGCCTGTCCTCCTTCTACAGCAGCAGGTGCTGCTTCAACTGCCGGTGCTTCGGCAGCAGGAGCTGCGTCAGCGGCCGGGCGGTCGGTGCGACGGCGGCGGTCACCACGGTCAGCGCCACCCGGGCGGCCGGGACGGTCGCCACGGTTACCGCGGGACGGAGCTGCAGCAGCCTGTGCTGCCAGTTCCTTGGCGGTGACGTCACCCTTGTAGATCCAGACCTTCACGCCGATACGGCCGAAGGTGGTCTTGGCTTCGTAGAAGCCGTAGTCGATGTTCGCGCGGAGGGTGTGCAGGGGCACACGGCCTTCGCGGTAGAACTCCGAGCGGGACATTTCAGCGCCACCCAGGCGGCCCGAGCAGGCGATACGGATGCCCTTGGCACCTGCACGCTGAGCGGACTGCATGGCCTTCTTCATCGCACGGCGGAATGCCACGCGGGAAGTCAGCTGCTCTGCAACGCCCTGGGCAACAAGCTGGGCTTCCATCTCGGGGTTCTTGACCTCGAGGATGTTCAGCTGGACCTGCTTGCCGGTGAGCTTTTCGAGCTCGCCGCGGATGCGGTCTGCTTCTGCTCCACGGCGGCCGATGACGATGCCGGGACGTGCCGTGTGGATGTCCACGCGGACACGGTCACGGGTGCGCTCGATCTCGACCTTGGCGATGCCGGCGCGCTCCATGCCCGTGGACATGAGCTGGCGGATGCGGATGTCTTCGCGGACGAAGTCCTTGTACCGCTGGCCTGCCTTGGTGCTGTCAGCGAACCAGTGCGATACGTGATCGGTGGTGATGCCGAGTCGGAACCCGTGCGGGTTTACTTTCTGTCCCACTTAGCGAGCCTCCTCTTTCTCCGGGGTAGCGACTACCACGGTGATGTGGCTGGTGCGCTTCTTGATCTGAAATGCACGACCCTGGGCACGCGGCTGGAACCGCTTCATGGTCGGGCCTTCATCAACAAACGCTTCGCTGATGATGAGGTCGCCTTCGTCAAACGCCACGCCGTCGCGGTCCGCGAGGACCCGGGCGTTGGAGATTGCCGACTGAACTACCTTGAATACCGGCTCCGAAGCTGCCTGGGGGGCAAACTTCAGAATTGCCAGAGCCTCATTCGCTTGCAATCCACGAACAAGGTTGACGACGCGCCGGGCCTTCATAGGCGTTACGCGGATGTGGCGCGCAATTGCCTTGGCTTCCATTGCTTTCCTTCTCTCGTCTTTGACGTAAACGCAGGCGCCTAGCGGCGCTTGCCCTTACGGTCGTCCTTGACATGGCCGCGGAATGTCCGCGTGGGAGCGAATTCGCCGAGCTTGTGCCCGACCATCGACTCAGTGACAAACACCGGGATGTGCTTGCGTCCGTCGTGTACGGCGATCGTGTGTCCGAGCATGTCGGGGATGATCATCGAACGGCGGGACCAGGTCTTGATGACGTTCTTGGTGCCCTTTTCGTTTTCCCTGGCTACCTTCACAAAGAGGTGCTGGTCAACGAAAGGACCTTTTTTCAGGCTGCGTGGCATGTGTCCAGGCTCCTATCGCTTGTTCTTGCCAGTACGACGGCGACGCACAATAAGCTTGTCGCTCTCTTTGTTGGGGCGGCGGGTGCGGCCTTCACGCTTACCGTTCGGGTTGACGGGGTTACGTCCACCGGACGTCTTACCCTCGCCACCACCGTGCGGGTGGTCAACCGGGTTCATGGCAACACCACGGACGGTCGGGCGGACGCCCTTCCACCGCATACGGCCGGCCTTGCCCCAGTTGATGTTCGACTGCTCGGCGTTGCCCACCTCGCCGACGGTTGCGCGGCAGCGCACGTCAACGTTGCGGATTTCACCGGAAGGCAGGCGCAGCTGGGCGAAGCGGCCTTCCTTGGCAACAAGCTGGATGGATGCGCCGGCGGAGCGGCCCATCTTGGCGCCGCCACCCGGACGCAGTTCCACTGCGTGGATAACGGTACCCACCGGGATGTTGAGCAGGGGCAGGTTGTTACCGGGCTTGATGTCAGCACCGGCACCTGCCTCGACAACGTCACCCTGGGAGAGCTTGTTGGGAGCGATGATGTAACGCTTGGTGCCATCAACGTAGTGCAGGAGGGCGATGCGAGCCGTGCGGTTCGGATCGTACTCGATTTCGGCAACGCGGGCGTTGACGCCGTCCTTGTCGTGGCGACGGAAGTCGATCAGACGGTACTGGCGCTTGTGCCCACCACCCTTGTGACGGGTGGTGATCTTACCGGTGTTGTTACGGCCGCCCTTCTTGGGCAGCGGACGTACCAACGACTTTTCCGGCGTCGCCCGCGTAATTTCGATGAAGTCCGCTACGCTCGAGCCACGACGGCCCGGGGTAGTCGGCTTGTACTTACGGATTCCCATAATTTATTTCCTCGTTAAAGTGGTCTCCGCTACGCGAGCGGACCGCCGAAGATGTCGATGGTGCCTTCTTTGAGGGTGACAATCGCACGCTTGGTGTTCTTGCGGGTACCCCATCCGAATTTGGTGCGCTTGCGCTTACCGGCACGGTTGATGGTGTTGATCGATTCGACCTTGACGGAGAAGATCTTCTCCACGGCCAGCTTGATCTCGGTCTTGTTCGAACGGGGGTCCACCAGGAAGGTGTACTTGCCCTCGTCGATCAGGCCGTAGCTCTTTTCCGACACGACGGGTGCAAGCACGACGTCGCGGGGATCCTTGATGGTGGCTGCACTCACTTGGCATCCTCCTCGTTCTTAGCTGCCTTAGCGGCAACGAATGCGTCGTAGGCAGCCTTGGTGAAGACAACGTCATCAGAGACGAGAACGTCGTAGGTGTTCAGCTGGTCTACGTACAGAACGTGAACGCCGGCGAGGTTGCGCACGGACAGTGCGGCAACGTCGTTATCGCGCTCGATGACGACCAGCAGGTTCTTGCGGTCGGACACACCGCGGAGCGTTGCCAGTGCGGTCTTGGCGGAGGGCTTGGTGCCTTCAACCAGTTCTGCGACAACGTGGATGCGACCGTTGCGGGCCCGGTCAGACAGTGCGCCGCGCAGTGCAGCAGCAATCATCTTCTTGGGGGTGCGCTGGCTGTAGTCACGCGGGGTGGGACCGTGGACGATGCCACCGCCGGTCATGTGGGGAGCACGGATGGAACCCTGACGGGCGCGGCCGGTGCCCTTCTGCTTGAACGGCTTGCGTCCTGCACCGGAAACTTCAGCGCGGGTCTTGGTCTTGTGGGTTCCCTGGCGGGCAGCAGCGAGCTGGGCAACGACAACCTGGTGCAGCAGCGGCACGTTGGTCTGAACGTCGAAGATCTCTGCAGGCAGGTCAACCTGGACAGTGTTAGCCATTGAACTAGGCTCCCTTCACGGCGGTGCGTACGAGTACGACCTGGCCGCGGGCGCCGGGAACGGCACCCTTGATCAGGAGCAGCGACTTCTCGACGTCAACCGCGTGGACCGTGAGGTTCAGCGTGGTGTGACGAACGGCGCCCATGCGGCCGGCCATTTTCATGCCCTTGAAGACGCGGCTCGGGGTGGATGCGCCACCGATTGAACCGGGCTTACGGTGGTTCTTGTGGGCACCGTGGGAAGCTCCAACACCGTGGAAGCCGTGACGCTTCATAACACCGGCGAAGCCCTTACCCTTGGTGGTGCCGATGACGTCGATCTTCTGGCCGGCTTCGAAGACCTCTACGGAGAGCTCCTGGCCCAGCTCGTACTCGGCAGCATCTGCGGTACGGAGTTCGACGACGTGGCGGCGAGGCGTGACGCCTGCCTTTTCAAAGTGACCAGCCAGCGGCTTGGTGACCTTGCGGGGATCGATCTGGCCGTAGCCGATCTGAACGGCGACGTAGCCATCGGTCTCAGCGTTGCGCAGCTGGGTGATGACGTTCGAGTCTGCCTGGACCACAGTGACGGGGATGAGCTTGTTGTTCTCGTCCCAGACCTGGGTCATGCCGAGCTTCGTGCCCAACAGGCCCTTTACGTTACGGGTTGCGGTCATAGTTTCTCAGCACCTCCCTACAGCTTGATTTCGATGTTCACGTCAGCCGGCAGGTCGAGACGCATGAGCGAATCAACAGCCTTCGGCGTGGGATCGATGATGTCGATAAGACGCTTGTGCGTGCGCATTTCAAAGTGCTCGCGGCTGTCCTTGTACTTGTGCGGAGAGCGGATCACGCAGTACACGTTCTTCTCCGTCGGCAGCGGCACGGGGCCGACTACCGTTGCGCCTGCGCGCGTGACCGTCTCAACGATCTTCCGTGCTGAAACGTCAATGACCTCGTGGTCGTATGACTTCAGCCGGATGCGGATTTTTTGTCCCGCCATGTCGCCTGACTCTCTTTCAGTCTGTGCTTCCCCGGTTTAGGGCTGCCCTGTTCACTTACTCGTTGTATGGCTGCCGAAGCATTTGAGGTCGTAACCACCATCCGCCGCACAAACTGAATCCGGATGAATCCGGGTTCCTCACCTTGCCGGCGTAACCGACCCCCGCGGTCGGGCGTGTCGCGCTGGGCGCACATATAAATCCGCAGTTCCATGGGGGTGGGTTATGTTTGGTCTTCAGCTTGGACCCTGCACCCGGCATTATCCGGATCGGGACGCGAAGAAGCGCTTGAACAACTCATCTAGTATGCCGGAAATCCGCGGCAGATGCGAATCGGCTCCGGGTCCGGGCTGGTCACCGGCCATTGCCGCGGACCCGAACGCGCTGGATGATAGGGAGCATGACCCTGGAAGGCACTGAATCGGTGACCGAACTGGCCGGACGCGTTCCGCCGTCGTTCACGCTTGGCGTCGCGGCGGCGGCGTTCCAAATTGAAGGCGCACTCAAGGCCGGGGGCCGTGGGCCATCGGGGTGGGATGCCTTTGCGGAGAAGCCCGGCGCCATCCAGGACGGACACTCCCCCGCCGTGGCCTGCGACCATTACAACAGGTTGCCGGAGGATGTGGCGCTGCTCAAGGAACTGGGCGTTGACTCATACCGGTTCTCGCTGTCCTGGCCACGCATCCAGCCGGATGGCCAGGGCGGCTTCAATCCCGAGGGCCTGGACTTTTACGACCGGCTGATCGACCAACTCCTTGAGGCCGGCATTTCCCCCATGGCAACGCTCTACCACTGGGACACCCCGTTGCCCCTGGAACACCGCGGCGGCTGGCTGAACCGTGACACCGCGGAGCGGTTTGGCGAGTATGCCAGGGCTGCCGGCGAGCGGTTCGGCGACCGTGTGGCGCAGTGGGTCACCCTCAACGAACCGGTCTCGGTCACCCTGAACGGCTATGCCCTTGGAGTGCACGCACCGGGGCGCCGGTTGATGTTTGACGCCCTTCCCGCCATCCATCACCAGCTCCTGGCGCACGGGCTCGGCGTGCAGGCACTGCGGGCTGCCGGCGTGGCGGGCGGCATCGGCCTGACCAACCTGCATTCCCCCGTTAGGCCCGCCACCAGGAAGCTTGGCGACCGGCTGGTGGCCCATCTCTACGACCTGCTCATGAACAGGATCTATGCCGACCCCGTCCTGCTGGGCCAATACCCCTCGCTGCCGCTGTACGCTAAGCCCTGGCTGCGATCAATCGGCAGGATTTCCGATGCGGACCTCCGGACCATCCACCAGCCGCTGGACTTCTACGGACTGAACTACTACTTCCCCGTCAAGGTGGCCCTGGGGCCGGGCATCACTCCCCTGCCTGCGGATATGCACAAGCAACTCGCCAAGCTGCCCTTCCACGAGGTTGGCTACTCCGAGTTCGACAGCACAGGATTCGGCTGGCCCGTGGCACCTGACCATCTGGGAATCCTGCTGCGGGAAATGCGGGACCGGTACGGAGCGGCCCTCCCGCCGGTGTACATCACCGAGGGCGGTGCCAGCTTCCCCGAACCCGACCGTATCGCCGGCACACTGGAAGACACCGACCGCGTGGAGTACCTTGCCGCACATCTGACGGCAGCGCTTGACGCCACCGCCCCCGGCGGCCACGCCGAGGGCGTGGATCTCCGGGGCTACTACGTCTGGACGCTGATGGACAACTTTGAGTGGGCGGCCGGCTACTCGCAGCGTTTTGGGCTGGTGCACGTGGACTTCGAGACACTGGAGCGGACGCCCAAGCGGTCCTTCTACTGGTACCAGGCGTTGTCCAGGGCACGGCGCCACCGGCCACATTAGTGGCGCGCCACCGGCCAGGTTAGTGGCGCCACCGGCACCGTAGCGACGGCGGCGGGTTCAGCCGTGTCCCAACACCGTGAGGAAGATCAGCACGCAGTTCAAACCCACGATCAGGGTGGCGCTGGTCCACCCGGCGATCTTGAGCGGCTTTGAATCGGCATGGATGCCCATCACCTTGCGGCTGCCGGTGAGCCGGATCAAGGGGATCAGCGCGAACGGGATGCCGAAACTCAGGAGGACCTGGCTCAGGACCAACGCCAGCGTCGGTTCAATCCCTGCGCCCAGGACCGCCAGCGCGGGAATCAGGGTGACGGTCCGCCGGACCAGCAGGGGAATCCGCACCTTGAGGAGGCCGCCCATGATGGTGGCCCCGGCGTAGCATCCCACCGAGGTGGACGCCAGGCCGGAGGCCAGCAGGCCCACAGCGAAAACGACGCCGATCACAGGGCCCAGTGCGGACGTCACGGCAGCGTGCGCGCCGGCTATGGTGTCAGTACCCTCCACGCCGCGAAGGCTGGAGGCAGCCAGCAGCAGCATGGCAATGTTGACGACGCCGGCGAGCAGCAGAGCGCCGGCGACATCCACGCGCGTGGTTCGGATCAGCCGGGTCCTGACCGCCGGATCTTCCGAGAATCCGTGGCGGTCGCGGGCAAGGGCGGAATGCAGGTAGATGGCATGCGGCATAACCGTGGCCCCGAGCATGCTCGCCGCGAGCAGCACGGTGTCGGTTCCCTCGAACCGGGGCACCAGTCCGGCCAGGGCGCCGCCGGCGTCAGGCGGTGCGACGAAGAGGCCCGAAACGAACCCGACAGCAATGACGCCCAGCAGGGTAAGAATGGCAAATTCGAAGGATTTCTGGCTGCGGTGCGACTGGAGCGCCAGCAGCAGCATGGACGCCAGGCCGATAATGACGCCGCCGGTCAGCAGGGGCAGGCCGAACAACAGGTTCAGTGCCACTGCCCCACCGATAACCTCGGCCATGTCAGTGGCCCCGGCAACGATCTCGGCCTGCACCCAATAGGCGCGGCGGCGCCGCGTGCCCAGGCGCTTCCCAAGGATTTCGGGCAGGCTCATGCCGGTGGCGAGCCCCAGCTTGGCTGACTGGTACTGGATCAGTACGGCCATGCCATTGGCTGCAACGAGGACCCAGACCAGGAGGTAGCCGAAGCTGGCGCCGGCGGTCAGGTTGGCGGCGACATTTCCCGGGTCGACGTAGGCAATGGCAGCAACGAATGCCGGCCCGAGCAGGAGCAGGCGGGACCAGATCCTGGGGGTGGCGGATTCCGCCGTCATTGTTGAAACAGCCATTGCGTGTCCTCGTCGTTGCGGGCGTCGATATGACGAGGATACCCCGAATTTAGGTATACCGAAAAGTAGGAGTAAGGAGTACCGGCAGATCGGTGTGCTGCCGCTGTTGCTACTGGTTTTTGTTTGCCCTGTTGATCCGCTTGGCCCGGTCAATCTCGCGCCGGAAGTACTTCCTGGTCCAGAACACCCCGGCTACAACGGCAACCGCGATGATCAGGAAAATAAGCCATCCCATGATGAACTCCTTTCAGTGGTGCAACAGTACCAGTGGGCCCTTAACGAAAAAGGACAGCCCCGCTGCTACTGCAGCGGGGCTGTCCTTCAGGTCAGCAAGTACTACTTGATGATCTTGGTAACACGTCCCGAACCAACGGTGCGGCCGCCTTCGCGGATTGCGAAGCCGAGGCCCTCTTCCATAGCGATCGGCTGGATGAGCGCAACGGTCATCTCAGTGTTGTCGCCAGGCATAACCATTTCCGTGCCCTCGGGCAGGGTGATAACGCCGGTTACGTCCGTGGTGCGGAAGTAGAACTGCGGGCGGTAGTTGGAGTAGAACGGGTTGTGACGTCCGCCTTCGTCCTTGGAGAGGATGTAGACGTTGGCCTCGAAGTCGGTGTGCGGGGTGATGGAACCCGGCTTGACGACAACCTGGCCACGCTCGACATCGTCGCGCTTCAGACCGCGGAGCAGGAGGCCACAGTTCTCGCCAGCCCATGCTTCGTCCAGCTGCTTGTGGAACATCTCGATACCGGTAACCGTGGTCTTCTGGACCGGGCGGATGCCGACGATCTCGACCTCGGAGTTGATGGCGAGGGTTCCACGCTCGGCGCGGCCCGTAACAACGGTGCCACGACCGGTGATGGTGAAGACGTCCTCGATCGGCATCAGGAACGGCTTGTCGCGGTCACGTACGGGGTCCGGAACGGACTCGTCGACAGCAGCCATCAGGTCCTCAACGGACTTGACCCACTCGGGGTCGCCTTCCAGGGCCTTCAGGCCGGAAACGCGGACAACCGGAGCGTTGTCGCCATCGAAGCCCTGCGAGCTCAGGAGCTCACGAACTTCCATTTCGACGAGGTCGAGGAGTTCCTCGTCCTCAACCATGTCAGCCTTGTTCAGCGCGACCAGCAGGTAGGGAACACCAACCTGGCGGGCGAGCAGAACGTGCTCGCGGGTCTGAGCCATCGGGCCGTCGGTAGCGGCAACCACGAGGATTGCGCCGTCCATCTGGGCAGCACCGGTGATCATGTTCTTGATGTAGTCAGCGTGGCCGGGGGCGTCAACGTGTGCGTAGTGACGCTTCTCGGTCTGGTACTCCACGTGGGAGATGTTGATGGTAATACCGCGCTGACGCTCTTCGGGTGCAGAGTCAATCGACGCGAAGTCACGCTTCTCGTTGAGATCCGGGTACTTGTCGTACAGCACCTTGGAAATGGCGGCCGTCAGCGTCGTCTTACCGTGGTCAACGTGACCAATGGTGCCGATGTTGACGTGCGGCTTAGTCCGCTCGAACTTTGCCTTTGCCACAGGTTCCTCCTAGAACGTTTTCAAATAGCTTGCCCTCCAGCCGCGCTTATCGCGGTAGAACTCAGGCAAGTCTACTTGGGGGGCTTTGGATTGGTGAAATTGCAGATTCAGGAACTAATACTAATCCCCTGAGCCTGTTCGTGCAGGGGCCGGACCGGCTTGCCGGATGAATCCGGCCGGCCCGGCCACCTGCACCGGCTGCGCTGTCCGCTGGCGGACTGCCCAACCGAGGTGTTCGCTTTGAAAGTCCGGAAGGACTACTCGCCGCGGGACT
Protein-coding regions in this window:
- the rplX gene encoding 50S ribosomal protein L24, encoding MAAKIKKGDLVQVITGAKAERGGDRGKQGKVLRVFTDTNRVLVEGINRVTKHTRVGQSQRGTKTGGIEVVEAPIHISNVALVDPSTKKPTRVGFRLDTVEKNGVKKTVRIRVSKSSGKDI
- the rplD gene encoding 50S ribosomal protein L4; translation: MANTVQVDLPAEIFDVQTNVPLLHQVVVAQLAAARQGTHKTKTRAEVSGAGRKPFKQKGTGRARQGSIRAPHMTGGGIVHGPTPRDYSQRTPKKMIAAALRGALSDRARNGRIHVVAELVEGTKPSAKTALATLRGVSDRKNLLVVIERDNDVAALSVRNLAGVHVLYVDQLNTYDVLVSDDVVFTKAAYDAFVAAKAAKNEEDAK
- a CDS encoding GH1 family beta-glucosidase: MTLEGTESVTELAGRVPPSFTLGVAAAAFQIEGALKAGGRGPSGWDAFAEKPGAIQDGHSPAVACDHYNRLPEDVALLKELGVDSYRFSLSWPRIQPDGQGGFNPEGLDFYDRLIDQLLEAGISPMATLYHWDTPLPLEHRGGWLNRDTAERFGEYARAAGERFGDRVAQWVTLNEPVSVTLNGYALGVHAPGRRLMFDALPAIHHQLLAHGLGVQALRAAGVAGGIGLTNLHSPVRPATRKLGDRLVAHLYDLLMNRIYADPVLLGQYPSLPLYAKPWLRSIGRISDADLRTIHQPLDFYGLNYYFPVKVALGPGITPLPADMHKQLAKLPFHEVGYSEFDSTGFGWPVAPDHLGILLREMRDRYGAALPPVYITEGGASFPEPDRIAGTLEDTDRVEYLAAHLTAALDATAPGGHAEGVDLRGYYVWTLMDNFEWAAGYSQRFGLVHVDFETLERTPKRSFYWYQALSRARRHRPH
- the rpsQ gene encoding 30S ribosomal protein S17: MSEKDQNVTETATAAKAGQRGYRKTRRGYVVSDKMEKTIVVEVEDRVKHALYGKVIRRTSKVKAHDEENTAGIGDLVVIAETRPLSATKNWRLVEILEKAK
- the rplE gene encoding 50S ribosomal protein L5, which produces MTETLETPATKIVPRLKTKYAESIKATLQDEFKYENVNQVPRLVKVVVNMGVGDAAKDSKLIDGAVRDLTQITGQKPQVTKARKSIAQFKLREGMPIGAHATLRGDRMWEFVDRLVTLALPRIRDFRGLSGKQFDGNGNYTFGLTEQVMFHEIDQDKIDRVRGMDITVVTTAKTDDEGRALLKALGFPFKTEA
- the rplV gene encoding 50S ribosomal protein L22, whose product is MEAKAIARHIRVTPMKARRVVNLVRGLQANEALAILKFAPQAASEPVFKVVQSAISNARVLADRDGVAFDEGDLIISEAFVDEGPTMKRFQPRAQGRAFQIKKRTSHITVVVATPEKEEAR
- the rpmC gene encoding 50S ribosomal protein L29, with the translated sequence MAVGSKDLAPAQLDGFDNERLVEELRKAKEELFNLRFQSATGQLENHGRLRAVKKDIARIYTVLRERELGIRAEVAAPVVEAKEEKKSKKASTKKADKAEKAETEEDAK
- the rpsC gene encoding 30S ribosomal protein S3: MGQKVNPHGFRLGITTDHVSHWFADSTKAGQRYKDFVREDIRIRQLMSTGMERAGIAKVEIERTRDRVRVDIHTARPGIVIGRRGAEADRIRGELEKLTGKQVQLNILEVKNPEMEAQLVAQGVAEQLTSRVAFRRAMKKAMQSAQRAGAKGIRIACSGRLGGAEMSRSEFYREGRVPLHTLRANIDYGFYEAKTTFGRIGVKVWIYKGDVTAKELAAQAAAAPSRGNRGDRPGRPGGADRGDRRRRTDRPAADAAPAAEAPAVEAAPAAVEGGQA
- the rplW gene encoding 50S ribosomal protein L23 — its product is MSAATIKDPRDVVLAPVVSEKSYGLIDEGKYTFLVDPRSNKTEIKLAVEKIFSVKVESINTINRAGKRKRTKFGWGTRKNTKRAIVTLKEGTIDIFGGPLA
- the rplN gene encoding 50S ribosomal protein L14, with product MIQQESRLKVADNTGAKEILTIRVLGGSGRRYAGIGDVIVATVKDAIPGGNVKKGDVVKAVIVRTKKERRRADGSYIKFDENAAVILKNDGDPRGTRIFGPVGRELRDKKFMKIVSLAPEVL
- the rplB gene encoding 50S ribosomal protein L2 codes for the protein MGIRKYKPTTPGRRGSSVADFIEITRATPEKSLVRPLPKKGGRNNTGKITTRHKGGGHKRQYRLIDFRRHDKDGVNARVAEIEYDPNRTARIALLHYVDGTKRYIIAPNKLSQGDVVEAGAGADIKPGNNLPLLNIPVGTVIHAVELRPGGGAKMGRSAGASIQLVAKEGRFAQLRLPSGEIRNVDVRCRATVGEVGNAEQSNINWGKAGRMRWKGVRPTVRGVAMNPVDHPHGGGEGKTSGGRNPVNPNGKREGRTRRPNKESDKLIVRRRRTGKNKR
- the rpsS gene encoding 30S ribosomal protein S19 gives rise to the protein MPRSLKKGPFVDQHLFVKVARENEKGTKNVIKTWSRRSMIIPDMLGHTIAVHDGRKHIPVFVTESMVGHKLGEFAPTRTFRGHVKDDRKGKRR
- the rpsJ gene encoding 30S ribosomal protein S10, yielding MAGQKIRIRLKSYDHEVIDVSARKIVETVTRAGATVVGPVPLPTEKNVYCVIRSPHKYKDSREHFEMRTHKRLIDIIDPTPKAVDSLMRLDLPADVNIEIKL
- the rplC gene encoding 50S ribosomal protein L3 produces the protein MTATRNVKGLLGTKLGMTQVWDENNKLIPVTVVQADSNVITQLRNAETDGYVAVQIGYGQIDPRKVTKPLAGHFEKAGVTPRRHVVELRTADAAEYELGQELSVEVFEAGQKIDVIGTTKGKGFAGVMKRHGFHGVGASHGAHKNHRKPGSIGGASTPSRVFKGMKMAGRMGAVRHTTLNLTVHAVDVEKSLLLIKGAVPGARGQVVLVRTAVKGA
- the rplP gene encoding 50S ribosomal protein L16; translation: MLIPRRVKHRKQHHPGRSGAATGGTEVSFGEWGIQALSPAYVTNRQIESARIAMTRHIKRGGKVWINIYPDRPLTKKPAETRMGSGKGSPEWWVANVKPGRVLFELSGVNEEVAREALRLAIHKLPLKARIVRREGGE